In Candidatus Paceibacterota bacterium, the following proteins share a genomic window:
- the lysS gene encoding lysine--tRNA ligase — translation MASFEELRNTRIEKMKVLQARGINPYPAKSKRDFYLSEVIKDFENISKKGKIYLVGRIIAIRGQGGLMFFNINDGTALFQGLLKKDEMDASAFDLFQNTADIGDFVEVSGTLFITKKGEKTIKVEEWKMLTKSLRPLPEKWHGLQDEEERLRKRYLDILSNPEVKDMVVKRSKFWKSTRDFLLERNFMEVDTPILENTAGGADARPFITHYNAYDTDVYLRISPELWLKRLMVAGFPKVFEIGRIFRNEGADAEHLQDYMHMEFYWAYSDYEIGMKFIEEMYKYIVTETFGTLKFKVRGFDIDLGGKWERYDYVDTIKKITKVDILSASLKDMENKIQDLKIEYDKKGFNKNRAIDSLWKYCRKQIGGPGFLINVPVMMEPLAKRMEKNPDLVERFQVILAGSEMGKGFSELNDPLDQMERFEGQAKLRETGDEEAQMMDGEFVEALEYGMPPTFGFGFSERLFSFLSDKPIRECQIFPFMKRKG, via the coding sequence ATGGCTTCTTTTGAAGAACTTAGAAATACGAGAATAGAGAAGATGAAGGTGCTTCAGGCCAGGGGTATAAACCCTTACCCTGCAAAGAGTAAAAGAGATTTCTATCTATCTGAAGTTATAAAAGACTTTGAAAATATCTCTAAGAAAGGAAAAATCTACCTGGTGGGTAGGATTATAGCCATAAGAGGTCAAGGTGGTTTAATGTTTTTCAATATAAATGATGGCACTGCACTTTTTCAAGGACTTCTCAAGAAAGATGAGATGGACGCAAGTGCTTTTGATCTATTTCAAAATACTGCGGATATAGGAGATTTTGTGGAAGTTTCCGGAACACTTTTTATTACAAAAAAGGGCGAAAAAACCATTAAGGTAGAGGAATGGAAAATGCTTACGAAAAGTTTGAGACCTTTGCCGGAGAAATGGCACGGTCTTCAAGATGAAGAAGAAAGATTAAGAAAAAGATATTTGGATATACTGTCGAATCCGGAAGTGAAAGATATGGTTGTGAAGAGATCGAAGTTTTGGAAATCAACGAGGGACTTTCTTCTAGAGAGAAATTTTATGGAAGTGGATACACCTATTCTTGAGAATACGGCGGGTGGAGCGGATGCAAGGCCGTTTATTACGCATTATAATGCTTATGATACAGACGTATACTTGAGAATTTCACCGGAGCTTTGGCTCAAACGTCTTATGGTTGCGGGTTTTCCAAAGGTTTTTGAAATAGGTAGAATCTTTAGAAACGAAGGTGCTGATGCAGAACACTTGCAAGATTATATGCATATGGAATTTTATTGGGCATATTCAGATTATGAAATCGGCATGAAATTCATAGAAGAAATGTATAAATATATTGTCACGGAGACTTTTGGTACACTGAAATTTAAAGTAAGAGGCTTTGACATAGATCTTGGTGGTAAATGGGAAAGATATGATTATGTCGATACAATAAAGAAAATAACGAAAGTGGATATTTTGTCCGCATCTCTCAAAGATATGGAAAACAAAATACAGGATTTGAAAATCGAATATGACAAAAAAGGTTTTAATAAAAACAGAGCGATAGATAGTTTGTGGAAATATTGCAGGAAGCAAATTGGCGGTCCAGGATTCCTTATAAATGTGCCGGTGATGATGGAACCGCTTGCAAAAAGAATGGAAAAAAATCCTGATCTTGTAGAAAGGTTCCAAGTTATCCTTGCTGGTTCTGAAATGGGTAAGGGTTTCAGCGAGCTCAATGATCCGCTCGATCAGATGGAGAGATTTGAGGGACAAGCCAAGCTTCGAGAAACTGGAGATGAAGAAGCGCAGATGATGGACGGAGAATTTGTCGAAGCACTTGAATACGGTATGCCACCGACTTTTGGTTTCGGTTTTTCTGAAAGGCTTTTTAGTTTCTTGTCGGACAAGCCGATTAGGGAATGTCAGATATTTCCATTTATGAAACGAAAGGGATAA
- the greA gene encoding transcription elongation factor GreA: MEEKREYLTKQKYSELVTELKDLKNVKRKEVAESLDYARGLGDLSENAEYHEARALQASVEERISKLDQILKNATVVEDKHGDHAVIGSTVTVEKDGGAKRTFMIVGSAESDMSAGKISNRSPIGASVLGKKKGENFSFNAPSGVQKYRVIDIK, from the coding sequence ATGGAAGAAAAAAGAGAGTATCTTACGAAGCAGAAATATAGTGAATTGGTGACTGAACTTAAAGATCTTAAAAATGTAAAGAGGAAAGAAGTCGCAGAGTCTTTAGACTATGCCAGAGGTTTGGGAGACCTTTCGGAAAATGCCGAATATCACGAAGCAAGAGCTCTACAAGCAAGCGTTGAAGAGAGAATCTCTAAATTAGATCAAATATTGAAAAATGCGACGGTTGTTGAAGACAAACACGGAGACCACGCTGTTATAGGCAGTACCGTTACTGTAGAAAAAGACGGCGGTGCAAAAAGAACCTTTATGATAGTAGGGTCAGCCGAGTCTGATATGTCTGCTGGTAAAATATCCAACAGATCGCCGATAGGTGCATCAGTACTTGGAAAGAAGAAGGGAGAGAATTTCAGTTTTAATGCTCCGTCTGGCGTTCAAAAATATAGAGTTATAGACATAAAATAA
- a CDS encoding penicillin-binding transpeptidase domain-containing protein: MYRNIKKLFKKDSYKNRTKDIDPDEIFIDSENLPNFDVHQFEGRIEKPISIRTFFFLGIVFVIIFLSFFWRSWYLQVSMGPEYFDRSENNRLRHTLIFAKRGVILDKNNKKLAWNVFDENNPEFALRKYETISGLSHIVGYLKYPSKDKYGFYYSDTFIGKDGVEKFYNTELSGENGLKILEINALGKTQSESVLRPPEDGKDIKLSVDSDLSNAMYAIISNIALTAGYTGGAAVIMDVNTGEILSLVSYPEYNQQVLTDGKDNTKINRYIKDKDNPFLDRIVDGLYTPGSIVKPFMAVAALAEKIIGQYDNILSTGSISLPNQYDPSKPSVFKDWKAHGYVDMREALAVSSDVYFYEIGGGYENQKGLGIDNIKKYMQMFGFGSALPNGFFNGTQGTLPDPAWKAVNFNGDDWRIGDTYHTSIGQYGFQVSPIQTVRAVASIANGGKLLEPTIIFGGEGGESQTIPIDSGYFQVAREGMKMAVDAGGTATGLQFPEFSLGAKTGTAELGSQKQFINAWVIGFFPYEKPKYAFALIMEKGPVHTTYGGVYPMRQIFEWIYANRPEYLQ, encoded by the coding sequence ATGTATAGGAATATAAAAAAACTTTTTAAAAAAGATTCTTATAAGAATAGGACAAAAGATATTGATCCTGATGAGATTTTTATTGACTCAGAAAACTTGCCAAATTTTGATGTTCATCAATTTGAGGGGAGAATAGAAAAACCAATTTCTATAAGAACGTTTTTCTTTCTCGGTATAGTCTTTGTGATTATTTTTCTGTCATTTTTTTGGAGGTCTTGGTATCTACAGGTCTCAATGGGGCCTGAGTATTTTGATAGGAGTGAAAATAATAGACTAAGGCATACACTTATTTTTGCAAAGCGCGGGGTGATCTTGGATAAAAACAATAAGAAACTTGCATGGAATGTCTTTGATGAAAATAATCCGGAATTTGCATTAAGAAAATATGAAACAATATCGGGCCTATCACATATAGTCGGATATTTGAAATACCCGTCAAAGGATAAGTACGGTTTTTATTATAGTGACACTTTTATTGGAAAAGATGGTGTTGAAAAATTCTACAATACGGAACTTTCTGGTGAAAATGGTTTGAAAATTCTTGAGATAAACGCACTTGGTAAAACACAATCCGAGAGTGTTTTAAGGCCACCAGAAGACGGGAAGGATATAAAGTTATCTGTTGACTCTGACTTATCCAATGCAATGTATGCAATAATTTCAAACATAGCTCTGACCGCAGGATATACAGGTGGTGCAGCTGTGATAATGGATGTTAATACTGGTGAAATACTTTCGCTCGTTAGCTATCCTGAATATAATCAACAGGTTTTGACAGATGGGAAGGATAACACAAAGATAAACAGATATATAAAAGATAAAGATAATCCATTTCTAGATAGAATAGTGGACGGTCTTTATACTCCTGGATCTATTGTTAAACCATTCATGGCGGTAGCGGCTCTAGCGGAAAAAATTATAGGTCAATATGACAATATTTTAAGTACAGGCTCTATTTCTTTACCAAATCAGTATGACCCATCGAAGCCGTCCGTCTTCAAAGACTGGAAGGCTCATGGATATGTAGATATGAGGGAAGCCCTGGCTGTTTCCTCCGATGTATATTTCTATGAAATTGGTGGAGGCTATGAAAATCAGAAGGGCCTCGGAATAGATAATATTAAAAAATATATGCAAATGTTTGGTTTTGGCTCGGCATTACCGAACGGTTTTTTCAATGGAACTCAAGGAACCCTTCCTGATCCAGCGTGGAAAGCAGTAAATTTTAATGGAGATGATTGGAGGATCGGAGATACGTATCATACATCTATTGGGCAATATGGCTTCCAAGTTTCTCCGATACAGACAGTACGTGCTGTGGCTAGCATTGCAAACGGAGGCAAGCTTTTGGAGCCAACCATAATATTTGGTGGGGAGGGAGGGGAATCTCAGACAATACCTATCGATTCAGGTTATTTTCAAGTCGCTCGTGAGGGTATGAAAATGGCAGTGGATGCTGGGGGAACTGCCACAGGACTTCAATTCCCAGAATTTTCACTTGGTGCAAAAACCGGAACAGCCGAACTTGGTTCGCAGAAGCAATTTATAAATGCTTGGGTTATCGGTTTCTTCCCTTATGAAAAACCAAAATATGCTTTTGCTTTAATAATGGAAAAGGGTCCGGTACATACGACTTACGGAGGCGTTTATCCGATGCGACAGATTTTTGAATGGATTTATGCGAATCGGCCGGAGTATTTACAATAG
- the mreC gene encoding rod shape-determining protein MreC: MRTNYPQRNSFNNSRNRKRLWLIVIVLFFLVIFTFSTLSARAILFWVGKPFWKVGSSLNSFFSNSLERLKSKSALIAENQLLQSEMTKGKKDTELNRILIQENTDLKDLLGRKSIYSKAVLASILVKPSFSPYDTLIVDIGTDAGVVVGDKVSADGNIFIGRVSEVYANSSKVILYSSPDEKVLVLVGSNNVLKEAVGIGGGNFKIELPREIDIKEGDDVVIPSISPNIFGIVEKVEYKEADSFQTVLFKSPINVLELKWVEILIPNNKK; the protein is encoded by the coding sequence ATGAGGACGAATTACCCCCAAAGAAATAGTTTTAATAACTCAAGGAACAGAAAAAGACTGTGGCTTATTGTCATAGTCTTGTTTTTCCTCGTCATTTTTACATTTAGTACATTATCAGCCAGAGCAATTCTTTTCTGGGTAGGGAAACCTTTTTGGAAAGTTGGATCAAGCCTCAATTCTTTTTTCTCAAATAGCCTTGAGAGGTTGAAGTCGAAATCTGCTCTCATAGCAGAAAATCAGTTGCTTCAAAGTGAAATGACAAAAGGTAAAAAAGACACAGAATTGAATAGAATCTTAATTCAAGAAAACACTGATCTAAAAGACCTACTTGGTAGGAAAAGTATTTATTCAAAGGCTGTCTTGGCGAGTATTTTAGTTAAGCCATCTTTCTCACCATATGACACCTTGATCGTAGATATCGGTACAGATGCTGGTGTAGTGGTTGGAGACAAAGTCTCTGCAGATGGCAATATCTTTATCGGCAGAGTGTCAGAGGTCTATGCAAACTCTTCAAAAGTAATACTCTATTCTTCACCAGATGAGAAAGTTCTAGTCTTGGTTGGCTCAAACAATGTTTTAAAAGAAGCTGTCGGTATAGGGGGAGGAAATTTTAAGATTGAGCTCCCAAGGGAGATAGATATTAAAGAAGGTGACGATGTGGTGATCCCCTCCATTTCTCCAAATATTTTTGGTATAGTTGAAAAGGTGGAATATAAAGAGGCTGACTCATTTCAGACAGTCTTGTTTAAAAGCCCAATAAATGTTTTAGAGCTAAAATGGGTAGAAATCTTGATTCCGAATAATAAAAAATGA
- a CDS encoding rod shape-determining protein, whose product MFKYIEDTKRKLYRRFSNDIGIDLGTANTLVYLAGKGIVINEPSVVAMNQKTGRVVAVGTQAKEMLGRTPAHIVAVRPLVDGVISDFEVTEEMIAHLIRKAEEISPKMLGPRVVVGVPSGVTNVEIRAVKDATRNAGAREVHIVEEPMAGAIGIRLPIKSPVGNMVIDIGGGTSDIAVISLSGIVRSKNLRIAGDKLNNDIISYIRSEFKILIGEKTAENVKIAIGAVVPNESMETSIKGRDLITGLPREVIITDGDVREAMSSSIEALVEGTKEVLETTPPEILSDIMQRGIYLFGGGALIKGLDTLLTEYLKIPVRIADDPLTAVARGAGIILENIDEYREVLIQNEDELPPKK is encoded by the coding sequence ATGTTTAAGTATATTGAAGACACAAAAAGAAAACTATATAGACGATTTTCCAATGATATTGGGATTGATTTGGGTACAGCAAATACCTTGGTGTATCTTGCAGGGAAAGGTATCGTGATAAATGAGCCATCCGTGGTAGCTATGAATCAAAAGACGGGACGTGTGGTGGCTGTCGGTACTCAAGCCAAAGAAATGCTCGGTAGGACACCGGCACACATTGTTGCTGTAAGACCGCTTGTAGACGGAGTGATTTCAGATTTTGAAGTTACAGAAGAAATGATAGCTCATCTTATCAGAAAGGCTGAAGAAATCTCTCCCAAAATGCTTGGCCCACGTGTAGTAGTTGGAGTACCCTCCGGTGTTACAAACGTTGAAATAAGAGCGGTAAAAGACGCCACTAGAAACGCTGGAGCTCGCGAGGTACATATAGTAGAAGAGCCAATGGCTGGAGCAATAGGAATCCGTCTGCCGATAAAATCACCAGTTGGGAATATGGTTATAGATATTGGCGGGGGAACATCTGATATCGCAGTAATTTCGCTTTCTGGTATTGTAAGATCAAAAAATCTTCGAATAGCGGGAGACAAGCTAAACAACGACATTATCTCTTATATCAGAAGTGAATTTAAAATATTGATCGGGGAAAAAACTGCAGAAAATGTAAAAATTGCTATCGGAGCTGTTGTACCAAATGAATCAATGGAGACTTCTATAAAAGGACGAGACCTTATTACTGGTCTACCGAGAGAAGTTATTATTACAGACGGTGATGTCCGTGAAGCTATGTCTTCTTCTATAGAAGCACTTGTAGAGGGTACAAAGGAAGTGCTTGAGACAACCCCACCGGAGATTCTTTCCGATATTATGCAGAGAGGTATTTATCTTTTTGGAGGAGGTGCACTCATTAAGGGTCTAGATACACTTTTAACAGAATATCTAAAAATACCGGTTAGGATTGCTGACGACCCGCTTACAGCAGTAGCAAGGGGAGCTGGTATTATTCTTGAAAACATTGATGAATATAGAGAAGTTTTGATACAAAATGAGGACGAATTACCCCCAAAGAAATAG
- a CDS encoding aminoacyl--tRNA ligase-related protein: MRQSKLLSKTRKEGPKDEVSKNANLLIRAGFINKEMAGVYDYLPLGLKVLNNICNIIRDELNAIGGQELLLSALQDKGSWEKTGRWSDEVMGIWFKTKLNNGTELGLGATHEEPLTTLLKNHIRSYKDLPVYPYQIQTKFRNEARAKSGIMRGREFLMKDMYSFSIDEKEHEIFYGKVKEAYEKIFSRLGIGDITYFTYAKGGTFSKYSHEFQTLTPNGEDTIYCCDKCKVAVNKELSDELKACPECGNKKLVEKKSSEVGNIFKLGFKFSEPLGLDYVNEEGDKKPVFMGCYGFGPSRTMGTIVEIMSDDKGIVWPVSIAPFKVHLIELVSENKKVKETAEALYETLAKIGIEVLYDDRDARAGEKFNDSDLIGIPLRIVVSEKGIEKGEFEIKERKSGKVSILKEKDVFKFIENYK; encoded by the coding sequence ATGAGACAATCAAAGTTGCTAAGTAAGACCCGCAAAGAGGGTCCTAAAGACGAAGTATCAAAAAATGCAAATCTCCTGATTCGTGCCGGATTTATAAATAAAGAAATGGCCGGAGTTTATGACTATCTACCGCTTGGTTTGAAAGTCCTCAACAATATTTGCAATATTATAAGAGATGAACTAAATGCTATAGGTGGTCAGGAATTATTGCTTTCTGCATTGCAAGACAAAGGTTCGTGGGAAAAGACAGGCAGATGGAGCGATGAAGTGATGGGTATCTGGTTTAAGACAAAATTAAACAATGGCACGGAGCTTGGTCTTGGTGCTACACACGAAGAGCCTCTGACAACACTTTTAAAAAACCATATAAGATCGTACAAAGATTTACCAGTTTACCCATATCAAATACAGACGAAGTTTAGGAATGAAGCAAGAGCAAAGAGCGGGATAATGCGAGGCAGAGAATTTCTAATGAAAGACATGTACTCTTTTTCTATCGATGAAAAAGAACATGAAATATTTTATGGTAAGGTTAAAGAAGCTTACGAGAAAATATTTAGTAGACTCGGTATTGGTGATATAACTTATTTTACTTATGCAAAAGGAGGTACATTCAGTAAATATTCACATGAATTTCAAACCCTAACTCCCAATGGCGAGGATACTATTTATTGTTGTGATAAATGCAAAGTTGCTGTAAACAAAGAACTGTCCGATGAGCTCAAGGCTTGCCCAGAATGCGGTAATAAAAAACTGGTAGAAAAAAAATCATCAGAGGTAGGAAATATATTTAAACTCGGTTTTAAATTCTCTGAGCCGTTGGGATTGGACTATGTGAATGAAGAAGGTGATAAAAAACCAGTCTTCATGGGTTGTTACGGGTTTGGTCCAAGTAGGACGATGGGGACTATCGTAGAAATAATGTCCGATGACAAAGGAATCGTCTGGCCGGTGTCTATCGCGCCATTCAAGGTGCATCTTATAGAGCTTGTATCAGAAAATAAAAAAGTTAAGGAAACTGCCGAAGCACTTTATGAGACACTTGCAAAAATAGGTATAGAGGTGTTATATGATGATAGAGATGCCCGTGCCGGAGAGAAGTTCAATGATTCGGATCTTATAGGAATACCATTGAGAATAGTAGTAAGTGAAAAAGGTATTGAAAAAGGCGAATTTGAAATAAAAGAAAGAAAGAGTGGAAAAGTGTCGATATTGAAAGAGAAAGATGTTTTTAAGTTTATAGAAAATTACAAGTAA
- a CDS encoding site-2 protease family protein → MTILLFLIILAVLVFVHELGHFISAKMFGIRVDEFAIGFPPKVFGWQRGETKYALNLIPFGGYVKIFGEDPNEESMKGADSARSFVNASKWKQIVVLLSGIFLNIVFAWILISISFNLGMLTSVSDSYASKIKDAGVIIISVAERSPAERAGLKEGDFIINISGDKQNLANPKIEQIQKIISESVAAVNLEIKRGVSTSSVNIVPIAGITEGKKAIGIAMDFAGTLKLGFFSSFWEGVKLTILEIKVVAVGMWKFIAGAFTGEKGLISQISGPVGIAGMVGQARNLGASYLLGFIALISINLAVLNAVPFPALDGGRVLFVFIEAVFRRKIKPAIANWANGIGFALLIGLMIFITYKDILKLIH, encoded by the coding sequence ATGACCATATTACTTTTTTTAATAATTCTTGCGGTTCTCGTCTTTGTCCACGAGCTTGGGCATTTTATCTCTGCGAAGATGTTTGGTATTCGAGTAGATGAATTCGCCATTGGCTTTCCGCCAAAAGTCTTTGGCTGGCAGAGAGGTGAGACAAAATACGCTTTGAACCTTATCCCCTTCGGAGGTTATGTAAAGATATTTGGTGAGGATCCGAACGAAGAATCTATGAAAGGTGCCGATTCTGCCAGAAGCTTTGTAAATGCTTCAAAATGGAAGCAAATTGTAGTCCTCCTATCAGGAATATTTTTAAATATTGTCTTTGCTTGGATTTTGATTTCAATTTCTTTCAATCTTGGAATGCTTACTTCTGTGAGTGATAGTTACGCAAGTAAAATAAAAGACGCAGGTGTGATTATAATCTCTGTCGCCGAAAGATCTCCAGCAGAAAGAGCAGGTCTCAAAGAAGGGGATTTTATTATAAATATTTCTGGAGATAAGCAGAATCTGGCAAACCCTAAGATAGAACAAATTCAGAAAATTATTTCGGAAAGTGTAGCGGCTGTGAATTTAGAGATAAAAAGAGGTGTATCTACGAGTAGTGTGAACATCGTCCCGATTGCAGGGATAACAGAAGGTAAAAAGGCTATAGGTATAGCAATGGATTTTGCGGGGACTCTTAAGCTCGGATTTTTCAGCTCTTTTTGGGAGGGGGTCAAACTTACCATCCTTGAAATAAAAGTCGTCGCTGTCGGTATGTGGAAATTTATTGCCGGGGCTTTCACAGGTGAAAAAGGTTTAATATCGCAAATTTCAGGTCCTGTGGGAATAGCGGGAATGGTGGGACAGGCGAGGAATCTCGGCGCGTCATATCTTCTCGGATTCATTGCTCTTATTTCTATAAACTTGGCCGTATTAAATGCAGTGCCATTTCCGGCGCTTGATGGTGGAAGAGTTTTATTCGTTTTCATAGAAGCAGTCTTCAGAAGGAAAATAAAACCGGCGATAGCCAATTGGGCCAATGGAATCGGTTTTGCACTGCTTATCGGCCTGATGATTTTTATTACTTATAAGGATATTTTGAAGTTGATTCATTAA
- the frr gene encoding ribosome recycling factor, whose amino-acid sequence MNYDFKVLKEKAKGVEEWLKKEYMGIRTGIASPAILDGVQVESYGTKMAINQVAGISIEDARVIRISPWDKSQAKAIEKAIISANLGVSVAVDDKGVRVFFPELTSERREMIIKTAKTKLEDARKTLRGIRDEVWNDIQEKEKKGGMGEDDKFRFKNEMQKIIDEGSKALEVILEKKEKEINS is encoded by the coding sequence ATGAATTACGATTTTAAGGTTTTGAAAGAGAAAGCCAAAGGAGTTGAAGAATGGCTAAAGAAAGAATATATGGGCATCAGGACAGGGATTGCTAGCCCAGCGATTTTGGACGGGGTGCAAGTGGAGTCTTACGGCACAAAGATGGCGATCAATCAGGTTGCGGGAATTTCCATTGAAGATGCGAGGGTCATCCGTATTTCCCCTTGGGACAAGTCACAGGCGAAAGCGATTGAGAAGGCGATAATATCAGCAAATCTTGGAGTATCTGTCGCGGTGGATGACAAAGGTGTCAGAGTATTTTTCCCGGAGCTTACATCAGAGAGAAGGGAGATGATTATAAAGACGGCAAAGACTAAGCTTGAGGATGCGAGAAAGACCCTGAGAGGGATAAGAGATGAAGTTTGGAATGATATTCAGGAAAAGGAAAAGAAAGGCGGAATGGGCGAAGATGATAAATTTAGATTTAAGAATGAGATGCAGAAGATTATCGATGAAGGTAGTAAAGCCCTAGAGGTGATTTTGGAGAAGAAGGAGAAAGAGATTAATTCATAA
- a CDS encoding rod shape-determining protein: protein MSIFTRKLGIDLGTANTLVFVPGKGVVLFEPSVVAVSEQDNKILAVGVKAKNMIGKTPDSIIAYRPMRDGVIADYRVTEAMLRYFIDKALGKWNIFKPEVMVSVPAGITSTERRAVVEAAIRAGAKNAYVVKEPILAAIGAGIPIYEPMGHMVVDIGGGTTDVAVISLGGIVSSTSVKCAGNKIDAAIADYIKKTFNLAIGDKTAEDIKIKIGSAVPVEEELSLIIKGRDFLTGLPRSTEIKTNEIVKAIAKELKDMIKAIKDVLQETPPELAADIIDKGIIMTGGSSMLRNLAELVFRRTGVKAVVAKDPLYCVAKGTGIALEHLDTYKKSIISKR from the coding sequence ATGTCCATTTTCACCAGAAAATTAGGTATAGATTTGGGAACCGCGAATACTCTCGTATTTGTGCCGGGGAAAGGTGTTGTCCTTTTTGAGCCGTCTGTTGTCGCTGTATCTGAACAAGACAATAAAATCCTTGCCGTAGGTGTGAAAGCGAAAAATATGATAGGTAAGACACCGGATAGTATTATTGCATATCGTCCGATGAGAGATGGTGTGATCGCCGACTATCGTGTGACCGAAGCGATGCTTCGATATTTTATAGACAAAGCTCTCGGCAAATGGAATATTTTTAAACCAGAAGTGATGGTCTCTGTGCCGGCTGGTATTACATCTACAGAGAGAAGAGCTGTGGTGGAAGCGGCTATCCGTGCTGGGGCCAAAAATGCTTATGTCGTGAAAGAGCCGATTCTTGCAGCTATCGGCGCAGGTATTCCTATATATGAGCCGATGGGACATATGGTGGTGGATATCGGAGGAGGGACGACAGATGTCGCCGTGATTTCTCTTGGAGGGATTGTCTCTTCAACTTCTGTAAAATGTGCGGGCAATAAAATAGATGCTGCGATTGCTGATTATATTAAAAAAACATTCAACTTGGCGATAGGAGATAAAACTGCAGAAGATATTAAAATAAAAATAGGTAGTGCTGTGCCGGTAGAGGAAGAGCTTTCGCTTATTATAAAAGGAAGAGATTTTCTTACAGGACTTCCTCGCTCGACGGAAATAAAGACCAATGAAATAGTAAAAGCTATCGCCAAAGAACTCAAAGATATGATAAAAGCGATAAAAGATGTATTGCAGGAGACTCCGCCGGAGCTCGCTGCCGATATTATTGATAAAGGGATTATTATGACCGGTGGTTCTTCAATGCTTCGCAATCTCGCCGAGCTTGTTTTCAGACGCACTGGTGTGAAAGCTGTTGTGGCAAAAGATCCTCTTTACTGTGTGGCAAAAGGGACGGGGATTGCGTTAGAACACTTGGATACTTACAAGAAGAGTATTATTTCGAAGAGATAA